In a genomic window of Glycine max cultivar Williams 82 chromosome 13, Glycine_max_v4.0, whole genome shotgun sequence:
- the LOC100819340 gene encoding alpha carbonic anhydrase 7, whose protein sequence is MIEINMKHQGKLRVFLPNMIILVTILLHSTTWISAQEVEDESEFDYIKGSEKGPSHWGELKKEWETCKSGKMQSPIDLSSHRVRVVPKLGELKKYYTPQNATIKNRGHDIELKWEDAGSININGTEFFLHQCHWHSPSEHTINGRRYDLELHMVHESKNIKGKTKFAVVGLFYKIGRPDPVLKKLSKFIKTMVYGEEKNIGVFDPSKIKLGGKKYYRYMGSLTVPPCTEGVIWTINKKIRTVSRAQVKLLREAVHDHAEKNARPIQPINRRGIQLYAQKRKE, encoded by the exons ATGATTGAAATTAACATGAAGCATCAAGGCAAGCTTAGAGTGTTTCTTCCAAATATGATAATACTTGTAACCATCCTTCTCCATTCAACAACATGGATTAGTGCACAGGAAGTTG AGGATGAAAGTGAGTTTGATTACATAAAAGGGAGTGAGAAGGGTCCCTCACACTGGGGGGAACTGAAGAAGGAATGGGAAACATGTAAGAGTGGCAAAATGCAATCTCCAATTGATTTGTCAAGCCACAGAGTGAGAGTGGTGCCAAAGTTAGGGGAGCTTAAGAAGTACTATACGCCTCAGAATGCCACTATCAAGAACAGAGGCCATGATATTGAG CTGAAATGGGAAGATGCAGGATCAATAAACATCAACGGCACCGAGTTTTTTCTTCATCAATGCCATTGGCATTCACCTTCAGAACATACCATCAATGGCAGGAG GTATGACTTGGAGCTCCACATGGTTCATGAAAgcaaaaacataaaaggaaaaacCAAATTTGCTGTTGTTGGACTTTTCTATAAGATTGGTCGGCCCGATCCTGTTCTGAAAAAG TTGTCAAAATTCATAAAAACCATGGTGTATGGAGAAGAAAAGAACATTGGGGTGTTTGATCCCTCAAAAATTAAGTTGGGTGGCAAGAAATACTACAGATACATGGGTTCCCTCACTGTCCCTCCTTGCACAGAAGGTGTCATTTGGACTATTAATAAAAag ATAAGAACTGTGTCGAGGGCTCAAGTCAAGTTACTTAGAGAGGCTGTCCACGAT CATGCAGAGAAGAATGCCAGACCTATACAACCCATAAATAGACGAGGGATACAACTCTATGCCCAAAAGCGGAAGGAATAA